In the genome of Neoarius graeffei isolate fNeoGra1 chromosome 27, fNeoGra1.pri, whole genome shotgun sequence, one region contains:
- the LOC132874821 gene encoding leucine-rich repeat-containing protein 3B: MRRRKRARGVCGVREHPGESASRMSVLLLLLVLTLMSQSTSSNITVTCPTRCTCHLEFKFTSCANANLTDLPSIIPPYMEHLDLSFNHLVFIRNQAFQDVRRLHTLLLNDNRISNLSDGAFKPLEFLLRLDLSRNRISVLSVGFSLGLISLRELSLGENQLSNLNEHDFSHLDAIWKLDLCHNSISHIHVKAFSSLRTLRRMYLDHNKISTLKKRVFSMTRNLEELGLSNNKLHHLEVGIFSPLMNLALLNLTYNNLTQVEFKAFLSLDTRSTHIHLYRNPWTCDCDLQRVFRKVHSVHRLQLDDYSNLSCYLPEELRGYLLQDVDNELCFAETVTVLIITITVMITVIAAIIMAEKKKKKTNKGKHWTEASEISCESQN; the protein is encoded by the exons ATGCGACGGCGGAAGAGAGCGCGCGGTGTCTGCGGCGTCCGAGAGCATCCCGGAGAGAGCGCGAG caggATGTctgtgctgctgttgttgttggtgttgacaCTGATGTCACAGTCCACATCCTCTAAcatcactgtcacctgccccacACGCTGCACATGCCACCTGGAGTTCAAATTCACCTCCTGTGCCAATGCTAATCTCACCGATCTGCCCTCCATCATCCCTCCTTACATGGAACACCTCGATCTGTCGTTCAATCACTTGGTCTTCATCAGGAACCAGGCTTTTCAGGATGTCCGCCGTCTCCACACGCTGCTCCTGAATGACAACAGGATCAGCAACTTGAGTGATGGCGCCTTCAAGCCTCTCGAGTTCCTCCTGAGACTGGACCTGAGCCGCAATCGTATTTCCGTCCTCTCAGTAGGGTTCTCCTTGGGTTTGATTTCTCTGCGAGAGCTCTCTTTGGGGGAGAACCAGCTCTCGAACCTAAATGAACACGATTTCTCACACCTCGATGCCATCTGGAAGCTTGACCTGTGCCACAACTCCATCAGCCACATCCACGTGAAGGCGTTTAGCTCTCTTCGCACTTTACGCCGTATGTACTTGGATCACAATAAGATCAGCACTCTTAAAAAAAGGGTTTTCTCCATGACGAGGAACCTGGAGGAGCTTGGGCTGAGCAATAACAAGCTTCACCACCTCGAAGTCGGCATCTTTTCTCCTCTAATGAATCTCGCCTTGCTTAATTTAACCTATAATAATCTAACACAGGTGGAATTTAAGGCGTTCCTCAGCCTGGACACGCGCAGCACACATATTCACCTCTACAGGAACCCTTGGACCTGCGATTGCGATTTGCAGCGGGTTTTTCGGAAAGTTCACAGTGTCCACAGACTGCAGCTGGACGACTACAGCAACCTGAGCTGCTATCTGCCCGAGGAGCTGCGTGGTTACCTGCTGCAGGATGTCGACAACGAGCTGTGCTTCGCTGAAACGGTCACCGtactcatcatcaccatcaccgtgATGATCACTGTCATAGCGGCCATCATCATGgctgagaaaaagaagaagaaaacaaatAAAGGGAAGCACTGGACGGAGGCCAGCGAGATCTCGTGTGAATCACAGAACTGA